From the Phycisphaeraceae bacterium genome, the window GGATCCTATTCCATGGGCTCTTGGGTCCAACCTGCAGACGAGGGGATCCGTCCATTCTGACTGGTGGGACGCGACGGGCGCAGACCTTGCAGCTTGTGGCCAGATAGCCGTGTACCCGGTGACCGGCTGGTGGCGTGAACGGCCTCACTTGGGCAAGGTGGACAGCATTGCGCGGTATGCACTGGTGGTGACCATCGAGACGGAAGCGGAGGATTGCGACCTCTACAGTCCAATCGTCAACCAGCTCGCTACGCCGGTGACGATCGAGGTCGATGCCTAGACGCGTAGGTCCGTCTCTCTACGGAACTGGTCGAGTTACCACCTTAACGTCGACCAAGAAAATATTCTCCCTTTCTACGGCCCTCCTAGCACGGGAGGGCCGTTGTCGTTGGTGGGCTGAGCGGTAACTCGAGTTACCGAGTTACCGCCCCAAAACAGCGTGGATTCTTCCCCCGTCGCAAGCAGCCGGAGCCCAGTGAGGGCCGGGCTTTGGCGAGCGAGGAGTCCGACGTGAAGCAGCAAGATTCAGCAGAAATGGCAAACGGGGTCAACCCCAGAGCCCCGGCCGCGGAGGAGCACATCACGCTCGCGCAGGCCGCGAAGCTGGCTCCCGGGCGGCCCTCTTCGAACTGCGTGTGGTGCTGGTGCCGCGAAGGCGTGAAGGCGGCGTCGGGGACGCGGGTGCGGCCACTCCATTGCGAATGCTCAAAACTCTGAGTATCTGCTCTGATCTTAAGAAATCTCCGCACGCTCAAGGCTCAGAAGTGCTGACGTAACACTTGTTGCAGCGCCTTTCCGGTCTGGCGCGTACTTCGCAAGCGGCCGCATGTGCGCAGTTACACATTCTATTGCCGCGAAAAAAACTTTAACTGCATGACTGTTCAAATGCTGTGATATATGCACGAAAACGCCACCTTGAGTGCGGAAATGCCTTGTGAGGTAGTACTCGCGAGCATTTTTTAGTTACATGTCAAATTCCTGAGAGACAATGCACTCCGATTCGAAAAATCGCAATCTACGGAGGATGACCGTTATGTTTGATGAGCCCAGCAGAACCACAAACAACGACATGCCAGCGGACGCGGCTGGCGAGACCAAGTATCTCTCGCTCGCCGAAGCAGCGAAATTCGCGCCGGGCAGACCTACCCCGAATTGTGTCTGGCGCTGGTGCCGAAAGGGTGTGCAGACGCGAGGCGGCGAACGGGTGAGGCTGAAGCATGCTCGCTTCGGCGGCAAGATTTTCACCACCCGCGTGTGGCTTCATTCTTTCGCCGAAGCCTTGGCAGAGCGAGATGCTGAGTATTTCTCGCTTGATGATGAGCGCGTGTTGCCACGCGATCTAGCTCACTTGCGCGAGCATGAAACACACGATGTTGCACCTCCTCGTTCATCACCAAGAAGCAAAGGGCACTTGAATCGGCTGAGCATTGCGCACGAGCATGCCGAGGCCGAGCTGAAAGCGGCGGGAATTTGAGGCGAAAATCTTTGTATCAAGTAACTTGTTGCCGCAGATACGCTGCATATGACTGGAGGCGAGTGTGAGCGATCGGCCTGCCGTTGCCCTTGCCGCCATTCCCGCAGCCCTAAGCGAGCGTGCGCAGTGGGTGTGCTGGAAGTACATCAACCGGGGCGGCAAGCAGACCAAGTGCCCCTTCAGTGCGCGGGGTGGCGGGCGCGCGGATTCGACTGATCCCGCGACCTGGGCGTCGTTCGATGAGGCAGTCGCGGCATGGAAGACGGGCGGGTACGCGGGGATCGGGTACGTCTTTGCAGGAGACGACCCCTTCTGCGGCATCGATCTCGACGACTGCATCGACGAGACCGGGACCATCGTGTCGGCCGCGCGCGAGATCATCGATTCACTGAACTCATACACCGAGGTCTCCCCCAGCGGGCGTGGCGTGAAGGTGTTTCTCGCCGGGCGCAAGCCCGACGGGGTCGGCTGCAAGTCGAAGGCGATCGCCGGGTTCAAGGAAACCGAGGTCTACGACCGGGATCGGTTCTTCACCGTCACCGGGCAGCGGGTGCTTGACACTCCCACCGAGGTCGAGGAGCGGCAGGCTGCACTCGACGCGCTTTGCATGCGGCTGTGGCCCAAGAAGCAGAAGCCGAGCGTGAATGGGACCCTCGTTGCGGCCGGATTCGGGGGCGATGACGAGGCGCTGATCAAGCGGGCCAGCGAGGCGAAGAACGGTGACCGCTTCAATACTTTGTGGGCGGGCGACACGTCGCTGCATGCTGATGATGCCAGCGGCGCGGACCAGGCGCTGTGCAACCTGCTCGCCTTCTGGACCGGCAAGGACGCCGCCCGCATTGATCGGCTGTTTCGACGCTCGGGCCTGTTCCGTGAAAAATGGGACGAGCGGCGCGGTGCGCGGACCTACGGGCAGATGACCATCGAGAGGGCCATCGCGGATTGCCGCGAGACGTACTCGCCGCGCCGCCGCGCTGCGCCGTCGGCGTCCGCCCCTGGCGACCCCGCTCAATCAGAGCCCGACGAAGGCGGCGACCTGCTCGTGCCCCTCGGCCAGCCGGACCCCGCGACCGGCCGCCTCGTGCTTTCACCCCGGCGCACGCTTCCGACCGCCGAGGCCTATGCCCGCGAGTTCAACCAGCACGCCGATGGCCGCACCCTGCATGGGTATGGGGGGCTTCTGATGGAGTGGCGGGGGAATCGCTACTGCCAAGTCGAGGAGGAGTGGCTCAAGCAGCGGCTCCAGCCCTGGCTGCACAAGGCGCTGCGGTACGTGCTCAACAAGCAGACGGGCGAGATGGAGCTCGTGGACTTCGAGTCCAACCCGACGACCGTCAAGCAGGCCCTCGACACGATCCGTTCGTTCGTCCATCTCCCGGCCTCGACGGTCTCTCCATCGTGGCTTGGCGGCGGGACCAACCGACCGCCCGCGCTGGAACTGCTGCCGTGCAAGTCGATGAACCTGCACATCCCGACGGGGCGCATCCTCGCGCCCACTCCCGCGCTGTTCACCATCAACGCGCTCGACTTCGATTACGAGCCCGACCCTGAGCCGCCCGATCGGTGGATCAAGTTTCTCGAGCAGTTGTTCGGCGATGATCTCGAATCTGTGCAACTGCTTCAAGAGTGGATGGGCTACTGCCTCACGGGCGACACCAGCCAACAGAAGATGCTGCTCCTCGTGGGGCCGAGAAGGTCGGGCAAGGGCACGATCGGACGCATCATCACCCGCCTCGTCGGCGCTGGCAACGTCGTCGGGCCCACCACCAGCAGTCTCGCTGGCAATTTTGGTCTGCAGCCTCTCATCGAGAAGTCGCTCGCCATTGTCAGCGATGCCCGCTTCGGCGGCGAGAACGTCGGCACGGTCGTCGAACGCCTGCTGTGCATCTCCGGCGAAGACACACTCACCATCGACCGCAAGTTTCTCGGCTCCGTCAGCATGAAGCTGCCCACAAGGTTTATGTTTTTGACCAACGAACTGCCCCGGCTCAACGACGCCAGCACGGCACTCGCTGGCCGCTTCCTCGTCCTGCGGCTCACACACAGCTTCTACGGCCACGAAGACGTGACGCTCACCGACCAACTGCTTGCTGAACTGCCCGGCATCCTGCACTGGGCGATTGATGGGTGGAAGCGGCTCCATGCACGCGGTCGGTTCATCCAGCCCGCCAGCAGCGAGGATGCAATGCGCGATATCGAGGATCTGGCCTCGCCCGTCGGGGCCTTCATCCGCGACCGCTGTGTTGTCGGCGCCGGTCATCGGGCATGGGTGGATGACCTTTACAGCGCATGGAAGACCTGGTGCGAACAGGACGGGCGCACGGCCGTCAGCACCAAGCAGGCCTTCGGTCGCGATCTCTTGGCCTCAGCCCCCGGCGTGGCCCGCCGGCGCGGCACGGGCATGGTGTCCTTCTACGAGGGAATCGGCCTGGCGGGAGGTGCGCCATGAACCATGCTACTGCTGCGCACTGTCGCAGACTGTCGCGACAGTCCCAATTGCACACAACCTCGTTCCGCGTGCGTGCGCGCGCCCGCGCGCGTGCGTGTATAGGTAACAATTGCAACTGTCGTGACAGTGCGCGACAGTACGCGACAGCTGCGGCCCTCCATATCACCTCAAGCCGAGGGGCAGCCGAGGGGGAGGGGGGGTCAGAAACATTTCGGCTCGCGCGGATACCAACGCGTGGTGCCACGCATTTTTCGTTCAGGGTTTTGTATACGCCCCCCGGGGGGGGCTGGTTCGTGTGGATGGATTCGCACAAGGAGACGTTCAATGACGACGATTCGTGATCGGGTTCGGGAGTTGCGGCGGGTGCGGGCTGGCGATCTGCGGCCTAGCCCGCGCAACTGGCGCACGCACCCCAAGGCGCAGCAGGACGTGCTGCGCGGTGTGCTGGCCGAGATCGGCTACGCTGACGCGCTGCTGTGCCGCGAGTGTGAAGACGGGACGCTCGAGATCGTCGACGGACATCTGCGTGCCGAGACGACGCCGGAAGATGTGGTGCCGGTGCTTGTGCTTGATGTCGACGCGATCGAGGCGGAGAAGCTGCTCGTGACGCTTGATCCGCTGGCAGCGATGGCTTCGGCTGACGCGATGCGTCTCGGCGAGATTCTTGCAGAGCTCAGGTTCGACTCCGACGACGTCAGCACGATGGTGGGCGATCTTGCTCGTCAGCATGGACTGATGCTCGGCGGCGACGTGATCGAGCCGCCGATCCCGCTGCCGCCCGATGATCCGATCACGCGGCCCGGCGACCTGTGGCTGCTCGGCAGACACAGGCTGCTCTGCGGCGACAGCGGCGATGTTGCACCTCTCGATCGCCTGCTCGACGGCGCGGTGATCGATCTGGTCCACATGGATCCGCCGTACAACGTCAAGGTCGAGCCGCGCTCAAACAACGCGATCGCCGCGGGCAACAGCTCGTTCAGCAAGCAGCAGACGCATCACCAGAGCATGGATCTGGCGCGTCATCCCGAGAAGGCCCAGCCGACGACGACGAAGATGCGCGCCAAGGACCGGCCTCTGGCCAACGACTTCGTCACCGACGACGCCTTCGACGCGCTGCTGCTGGCGTGGTTTGCCAACGCGGCGCGGGTGCTCAAGCCCGGCGGGTCGTTCTACGTCTGGGGCGGCTATGCCAATCTCGGCAACTATCCCGGCCCGCTTGAAGCCTGCGGGCTCTACTTCAGCCAGGCCATCGTCTGGGACAAGCTGCACCCGGTGCTGACGCGCAAGGACTTCATGGGCGCGTTCGAGATCTGCTTCTATGGCTGGAAGCAAGGCGCGGGCCACCACTTCTACGGCCCCAACAACGCTGTCGATCTCTGGCACGTCAAGAAGGTCAACCCGCAGAGCATGGTGCACCTGACCGAGAAGCCGGTCGAGCTCGCGGCCCGCGCGATCCAGTATTCATCGCAGCCGGGCGAACACGTACTCGATCTCTTCGGCGGCTCGGGCTCGACGCTGATGGCCTGCGAGCAGCAGGATCGACGCGCCTTCCTGATGGAGCTCGACACGCAGTACTGCGATGTCATCGTGCAGCGCTGGGAGCAGTTCACCGGACGCAAGGCCGAGCGCGTGCCGGTCGGCGGCGACGCGTGATGGAGGAGTGAGCGATGGGAGCACGCGGGCCGCGGCCCACACCGACGCCGATTCTCAAGCTGCGCGGCAGCAGGCTCGCCGATCTCAACCGCAACGAGCCGCAGCCCAGAGAGGGCCTCCCCGATGCGCCGGCCTGGCTCGAGGATGAAGCGCTCGACGTGTGGCACCAGCTCGTGCCGCAGCTCGACGAGATGGGCGTGCTCACCGCGATCGATGGCATGGCGCTGGCGCGCTACTGCACGCTGTGGGTGCAGTGGGTGCGTGCTGCGATGTTTGTGAATCGACATGGCACGACGTACCCGCTCAAAGATGGCAACGGCAACATCAAGTGCTTTGCGCAGTTTCCGGAGGTGGCCATCGTCAACAAGCTGTCGCTGGCGCTGTCAAGGCTCGAAGCGGAGTTTGGCTTGACGCCCAGTGCCCGCACGCGCATCAACGTGCCGATCAGACCGCTGCCGATCGACGCGGCGATGGATGCGTTCTTCAACGGCTCGAACGACTGGATTGAGACGAAGAGAAGGCTGGAGGATCAGGCAGGCGAGACCGATGCAAAGTGACGTGACGTGACGTGAAAGAAAGTGAAGTGAGATAAAGTGAAGTGAAAAGCGTTGAGCAGCACACCACGGCGCGGTGCCGGGGTGTGCTGGGGGCGGCGTGGTCAGGGCTGCTTCAGGTGCGTGCAACAAACAGCCCGCGATCCGTCTTCGTGAAGCGCGATGCAGCGCCTTTGCTCGCGATCTCGCGGATGATCGCGGCGTAGAGCGAAGCGTGCGGCGTCTTGCCCGCGCCCGGTGTCCAGAGCTTCTTCTCGATGGCAGCGTCGACGATCGCCTTGGCCTGCATGGGCGTGCTGGCGTCGGCCAGGACCTCGGCTGCGGCGTCGAGAAGACTCATCCGCTTCACGCTCGGTTCGGCGGACGCCTTCGAGTTGGGCCGGGCAGTGTGGTCGGAGGTTTTCTTCGCATCCTTGGCCCCGTCGTTGGCCCGTGTCGCGTTCCTGGCCTTCGTCGCGTCCTTGCCCAATCGGACCTCGCCGTTGGCCACACGGGCCGCATGTTCCGCGTTGTTGGCGGGCGGAGCAACGCCAGCCTCTTCCGCCTCGATGCGGGCGATGTTGGCCTCCGCGATCGCGATCGCCTCCTTGCGGGTGCGCTCACCCGCAGCCGTGCGCGCGTGCGCGCGGTCGCCAGCCTTCGCAGCAGCCTTCTTGGTGGTCTTGGTGGTTGGCTTTGCTGTAGTCTTCGTCATGGTCTTCGTCTTGGCCTTCGTCGTGGCCTTCTTGATGGTCGGCATGATCAACTCCTTCTGTGGGATTCGCAATCCCGCTGCACACCGCAGCGGGCAATCGCAGCTGGCGCGGTTCCCCGCGACGCCGCGGGGCGCTCACGCGTTGAAATCGGGCACCATCGCATCGGCCAGAAGTCCGACGCGATGCATCAGTTCGAGCAAGCTCGTGGCGCGTCGGTG encodes:
- a CDS encoding DNA modification methylase; this translates as MTTIRDRVRELRRVRAGDLRPSPRNWRTHPKAQQDVLRGVLAEIGYADALLCRECEDGTLEIVDGHLRAETTPEDVVPVLVLDVDAIEAEKLLVTLDPLAAMASADAMRLGEILAELRFDSDDVSTMVGDLARQHGLMLGGDVIEPPIPLPPDDPITRPGDLWLLGRHRLLCGDSGDVAPLDRLLDGAVIDLVHMDPPYNVKVEPRSNNAIAAGNSSFSKQQTHHQSMDLARHPEKAQPTTTKMRAKDRPLANDFVTDDAFDALLLAWFANAARVLKPGGSFYVWGGYANLGNYPGPLEACGLYFSQAIVWDKLHPVLTRKDFMGAFEICFYGWKQGAGHHFYGPNNAVDLWHVKKVNPQSMVHLTEKPVELAARAIQYSSQPGEHVLDLFGGSGSTLMACEQQDRRAFLMELDTQYCDVIVQRWEQFTGRKAERVPVGGDA
- a CDS encoding DUF1580 domain-containing protein → MFDEPSRTTNNDMPADAAGETKYLSLAEAAKFAPGRPTPNCVWRWCRKGVQTRGGERVRLKHARFGGKIFTTRVWLHSFAEALAERDAEYFSLDDERVLPRDLAHLREHETHDVAPPRSSPRSKGHLNRLSIAHEHAEAELKAAGI
- a CDS encoding winged helix-turn-helix domain-containing protein, with protein sequence MPTIKKATTKAKTKTMTKTTAKPTTKTTKKAAAKAGDRAHARTAAGERTRKEAIAIAEANIARIEAEEAGVAPPANNAEHAARVANGEVRLGKDATKARNATRANDGAKDAKKTSDHTARPNSKASAEPSVKRMSLLDAAAEVLADASTPMQAKAIVDAAIEKKLWTPGAGKTPHASLYAAIIREIASKGAASRFTKTDRGLFVART
- a CDS encoding phage terminase small subunit P27 family, with amino-acid sequence MGARGPRPTPTPILKLRGSRLADLNRNEPQPREGLPDAPAWLEDEALDVWHQLVPQLDEMGVLTAIDGMALARYCTLWVQWVRAAMFVNRHGTTYPLKDGNGNIKCFAQFPEVAIVNKLSLALSRLEAEFGLTPSARTRINVPIRPLPIDAAMDAFFNGSNDWIETKRRLEDQAGETDAK